Genomic DNA from bacterium:
AATATAATTATCAACAATGAAACACATAATTGTTTCTCTCATTATCTCTCTTTTCTGTTCTGCTCAGTTTTTCTCACAATTTGGTTCACAGGATTCGGGCGGTCCGCTCACTCCCGAATGGGCTGCATATGATATTAAATTCTATAATATCAATCTTGATATTAATCCCGATAAACAAATAATAAAAGGTTGGGTTGGTGTAACTGCAGAAGCTGTCACAAATATGAAAGAGTTTGTTCTTGATCTCGATGACAGATACAGAATTACAAAAATTGTATTCGATTCTCCAAACGAGTACAAAGAACTTTCGTTCAAACACGAAAGCGGAAAAATAAAAATTCAATTGCCGGTTGAAATAGCAGAAGGAAATTCATTCACAGTAAAAGTTTACTACAACGGTAAACCGAGAGTTGCAGAAAATCCTCCATGGGATGATGGATTCGTCTGGTCAAAAACAAAAAGCGGAGAACACTGGATTGGTGTAACCTGTCAGGGCGGTGGAGCCGATGCGTGGTGGCCCTGCAAAGATCATCCTTCCGATGAACCGGATTCTGTCTTGCTTAACTGGACTGTTCCGGGAAATTTGATTTGCGCATCAAACGGAAAGCTGAGATATATTCTCGACAACAAAGAAGGAACAAAAACTTTTAGCTGGTTTGTTTCAACACCGATAAATAATTACGGCATTTCAATTCACGCTGCACCGTACGATACTATTCAATACAATTACGCGAGTGTAACAGGAGAAGAAATCCCGGTAACTATCTGGGTCTTACCGGAAAATATGGAAAAGGCAAGAGAGCACTGCCCTGAATTTTTAGTTCACTTAAGATGGTATGAAGAGCTTCTTGGTCCTTATCCTTTCCGTGCAGATAAATACGGTGTCGCAGCGACTCCTTACCTTGGAATGGAACATCAAACTATTATTGCAAACGGTTATGGTTACAGAGATGATCAATTTGGGTTTGACTGGCTGCATCATCACGAGCTTGGACACGAGTGGTGGGGGAATATGGTAACTGCAAAAGACTGGAGCGATTTTTGGATTCACGAAGCAATTTGTGGTTATATGCAGACGCTTTACATTGAAGATAAACTCCCGGACAGAAGTCCCTCCGCATTTATGATGAACTGGAAGCTCTGGAAAAATGAACAACCGGTTGCCCCAAGAAAAGAAATGACAAGCAACGAGGCATATACGAATGATATGTACTCGAAAGGGTCTTATGTACTTCACACACTTCGGTACTATGTCGGTGATGAAACATTCAAAAAGATTTTAAGAAGATGGGCATATCCAAATCCGAAAATGGAAGAAATAAAAAACGGCGCTCAGTGCAGGTTTGCAACTACTGATGATTTCCTTGAAATCGCAGAAAAAGTTTCCGGTCGTGAACTCGATTGGTTCTGGGAAGTATACTTTAGACAGGCATCGCTTCCGGTTCTTAAAACAAAAATTGATAACGGTTTTCTTTATCTCGAATGGAAAATCGAAAACGATCTTCCGTTCTCCGTTCCCGTTGAGGTTCAATTAGGAGATGAAATAGTAAAAGTAGAAATGCGTGAAGGTGCCGGCTCGGTAAAAATTCCGGATGGAGTCGAACCGGTAATTGATCCGGTCAAATGGATAACGATGAGTGATGTAGAAATAAGTAGGTAATAACTAAAAATATTTTTGAAGGTTTTTCCCCTCCTGCCAGAGGAGGGGATTAAGGGAGGAGGGAGATTTTCACCACCCCGTCACTAAAGTGACACCCCTCCTCATAAATGAGGAGGGGATAAGTATAATTATTTTATCAAAACCATTTTTCTGGTTTCAATATAACTGCCGGCTTTGAGCTGATAAAAATAGATCCCGCTTGGCAGGCCGTTTCCATCAAATTCAACTTGATACTCGCCGGCTGGTTTTTCTTCGTTAACGAGTTTTGCAATTTCTTTGCC
This window encodes:
- a CDS encoding M1 family metallopeptidase; the protein is MKHIIVSLIISLFCSAQFFSQFGSQDSGGPLTPEWAAYDIKFYNINLDINPDKQIIKGWVGVTAEAVTNMKEFVLDLDDRYRITKIVFDSPNEYKELSFKHESGKIKIQLPVEIAEGNSFTVKVYYNGKPRVAENPPWDDGFVWSKTKSGEHWIGVTCQGGGADAWWPCKDHPSDEPDSVLLNWTVPGNLICASNGKLRYILDNKEGTKTFSWFVSTPINNYGISIHAAPYDTIQYNYASVTGEEIPVTIWVLPENMEKAREHCPEFLVHLRWYEELLGPYPFRADKYGVAATPYLGMEHQTIIANGYGYRDDQFGFDWLHHHELGHEWWGNMVTAKDWSDFWIHEAICGYMQTLYIEDKLPDRSPSAFMMNWKLWKNEQPVAPRKEMTSNEAYTNDMYSKGSYVLHTLRYYVGDETFKKILRRWAYPNPKMEEIKNGAQCRFATTDDFLEIAEKVSGRELDWFWEVYFRQASLPVLKTKIDNGFLYLEWKIENDLPFSVPVEVQLGDEIVKVEMREGAGSVKIPDGVEPVIDPVKWITMSDVEISR